The Candidatus Hydrogenedentota bacterium genome segment GATTGCAGTCGATCTACGGGATCGGGCTGACCCGCGCCAGGCAGCTACTGGAGAAGACCGGCATTAACCCCGACACGCGCGTGCGCGACCTGACGGATGAAGAGGCGAACCTGCTTTCGTCGACGATCCAGACGATCTACAAGGTGGAGGGCGATCTCCGGCGTGAAGTGTCGGCGAACGTGAAGCGGCTGATGGAGATCAACTGCTACCGCGGCCAGCGCCACAAACGCGGGCTTCCCGTTCGGGGGCAGCGCACGAGCACGAACGCGCGCACCCGGAAGGGCCCGCGCCGCATCGCGATCAAGAAGAAATAACGACCGGACGTCAAACCCTGAAGCCAGAGGAGGCCTCGTCACGTGGCGAAAGAAAAACGAAAGACCAAGAACAAGAAGCGCCGAGTCGCCCTGAACGCGACGTCGGGCGTCGCGCACATCCAGGCGACCTTCAACAACACGATCGTGTCCATCACGGATCCGCAGGGCAACGTGATCGCGTGGTCGAGCGCGGGACAGGTGGGCTTCTCTGGTTCCCGCAAGAGCACGGCTTTCGCCGCGCAGCTGAGCGCCGAGCAGGCGAGCACGAAGGCCCTGGAAATGGGGCTGAAGGAAGTTCGGGTATACGTGAACGGCCCCGGGGCCGGTCGCGAATCCGCGATCCGCGCCATCCAGGCGGCGGGCCTGACCGTGTCGCTCATCAAGGACGTGACGCGCGTTCCGCACAACGGCTGCCGCCCCCCCAAGCGGCGCCGGGTCTAATCCGGTCTCCGCACCGGCATTGGGAAATAAGCGAGGCGCCTGGGCGTTGGGCCTGCGCCGGGGCTGAACTGCACCGTGTGTCCTGAGAGGCGTGGATAGATGATAGCAAAAGAATTTACGATCCCGAGATACGTTAAGATCGATGACGAGGCGAACGTGAAGTTTTCGCGTATCACCGTCGAGCCGTTCGAGCGCGGCTACGGAACGACCGTGGGCAACTCGCTGCGGCGCGTTCTGCTCGCTTCCCTGCAGGGAACGGCCGTAACGGCGATCCGTGTCGAGGGAATCTCGAACGAGTTTTCGGCGATACCCGGCGTCCGCGAGGACGTGACCGAGTTTGTCCTGAATCTGAAGAAGTGCGACCTCCGGCTGAACCGGGACGAGGCGCTGATCTTCACGTACAGTTTCAGCGGGGAGGGCGAGATCACGGCCGGGGACATATTCAAGGACCAGGAGCTGGTCGATGTGTTCAACCCGGAGCACGTGGTGCTGACGTCGACGTCGAAATCGACGAAGCTGGAGATGGAGATCAAGGTGGACCGGGGCCGCGGCTATGTAACCGCCGAGCATTTCGAGCTCGAACACGCGCCGATTGACACGATCTACCTTGACGCGAACTTCTCGCCGGTGAAGAAGGTTAACTTCCAGGTGGAGGACGCGCGCGTCGGCCAGACGACGGACTACGATCGCCTTCTTCTGGATATCTGGACGAATGGTTCGATTTCGCCGGAACGCGCGCTGGAAGAGGCGGCGGGCCTGCTGATCAACCACCTGCGGATCTTTGTGAAGCAGGAGCAGGAAGGCGATGCGCTGGGCGGCGACAACGCGCCGGAGGATCCGGAGCTTATGCGGACGCTTGCGCGCAACGTCGACGAGCTGGAGCTGAGCGTTCGCGCGGCGAATTGCCTCAAGGCCGCAAACATTCGCACCATCGGCGATCTGGTGGCCCGCGAAGAGAGCGAAATGCTGCAGTTCCACAACTTCGGCAAGAAATCTTTGGACGAGATCAAGGCGCTGCTCGATTCGATGGGCATGTCCCTTGGCATGAAGGTCGGCGCGCCGGCCGCGGCCAGCGTTCCCGCTGCCCCCGCGGTTGAGGACGAGCCCGACAACGATGAGGATGAATAACGATGCGGCACCGTAAAGCTGGAAGGCGCCTGGGCCGGGACATGTCCCACCGCAAGGCCACGATGCAGAGCCTTGCGAACGCGCTCTTCGAACACAGCGCCATTGAAACCGGCCACCTGAAGGCCAAGGAACTGCGGAAGTTCGCGGAACCGCTGATTACGCTGAGCAAGGTGGACACGGTGGCGAACCGCCGGCGCGCCTTTGCGAAATTGCGGGACACGAATTCGGTCAGCCGTCTTTTCAACACGATCGGGCCGGCCTTCGCCGAACGTCCGGGCGGTTATACGCGCATTCTCCGCCTGGGCAACCGGCTGGGCGACGCGGCGCCGATGGCGCGGATTGAGCTCGTGGAAATGGGCGAGTACACCGAGGAGGATTAAGCCCCCTCCGCCCGCATGGATGTATTCCGGGAGCAGCGCTTCAGGGCGCTGCTCCTGTTTTATTGGCCGGCGCCGGTTGTATCCGCATCGCGCCTCGTATAGAATGGCAGGCCAATGAAATCGGCAACCCCCATCAGCAACCGCGCCGTACGCCCCGCCGGGAGGCGCGCGCAGCGGCGCGCCGGCCTGCCGCGGGCAATTTTCCCGGCCCTGCTCGCGAGCGTGGCCGCCTTTGCGGGATGCAACCCGCGCGTGGCGGTTACCGGCCTGGTGACCAATGTCGATGGCGAGCCCCTGCCGGGCGTATCGGTGAAAGTGGAGGCGGCCCAGGCCTTTGGGGTGACCAACGGGAACGGTATTTTCGGCCGGCGGCCCAATATTCTGTCCGTCCCGCCGGGCGCCTGGGAGCTGGAGTACATCAAGTCCGGCTTCACAACGGCCTACCAGAACCTCGATACCGGGAATGCGCGATCGGTTGAAGCGCCGCCGGTCGCTCTCTGGCCGCTTCCCGCCGCGCGCGGGGTGTATCTGCTCGAGGGCATTCACTACGAATCGCTTACCCGCGCGACGCCGGAGCGCTACCGCGCGCTGAATGGCGGCGCGGTGTATGGATTGAACGCCAAGATCCTGCCGGAGGTGGAGCTATCCGAGTCGCCGGTGTTTTTCGTGAGCCACAAGATGGCGACCTACGACTGGCAACTCTCCCGCCTGGAAACGGCCCGGGTGTTTCGCCCGGGTGTGGAGGCTCCGCCGCCGGGCGAGAAGATTGACGATTCCATTACCGAATCCATCTGGGCCGCCGCCGTGCGGCTGCCCATTGAAACCATTCCCGTGGATCTGCCCGAGCGGCTGCTCTGGCAGATCCGGCCCGCTGTCGCGATGCAGCCCGGCGTGTACGCGATCCACTGGGGCGCGCTGGACGGCGACAGCACCACCGAGGAATCCGTCTACCTGATCGGTATACAGGCTCCCGAAGCGGAGGCCGAAGAGGGTTTGGAAGAGGAAGGCGGGGACCGGGCCGGGGAAGACGCCGGTCCCGGCGCGGGCGCCTGAGCGCCGCCGGGCCGGCGCGAACCGCCAGTACCCCCAACGCTCCGGAGGACTTAATGAAAAAGCATTTCATAAACACGATGCAGGAAGGCGACCTGGTCAGCGACGTATTTATCGCGACCCGCAACGACCTCCGCACGAAGCAGGATGGGGGCAAGTTTCTCGGCATGGTCTTCAAGGACCGCACCGGTGAAATTGGCGGGATCATGTGGAACAACGCCGCGGAGGTTTCCCGGCAGTTCGAAGTGGGCGACGTGGTCAGCGTGAAGGCCAAGGTGAATTCCTACCAGGGGCGCCTCCAGCTTCAGGTGGAGCAGGTCGTCCCGCTGAAGGAGGGCGAGTACGACATTTCGGATCTGGTATTCACGCCCGAGAGCATGCGGGAAGACATGGACACCATCCGCGCCGTGCTGGATACCGTGCAGGATCCGTGGATCCGGCGTCTGGTGGATGCGTTCTGGAACGACGCGGCCTTCAACGTCGCGTTCTCCAGCGCGGCCGCGGCGAAAAAGTGGCACCACGAATACCGGGGGGGGCTTGCGCGGCACACCTGCGAGATGTTCCGCCTTGGGGATACGATGTGCGAGCTCTTCTCGGACATCAACCGGGATGTGCTCGTGGCGGGCATCTTCCTGCACGACATTGGCAAGCTGGAGGAGATGACGCACGACCTCGTGGTGGAATACACCACGCCGGGGCGCCTGCTCGGCCATGTGCAGATCGGGGCGGCGCAGGTATCGGAGAAGATCGGCGCGATTGACGGCTTTCCGGAAACGCTCCGCCTGCAGATTCTTCACTGCATCCTGGCGCACCACGGGGAATTGCAGTATGGTTCTCCGGTTGTGCCGAAGACGCTGGAGGCGGTGGTGCTGCACCATATCGACAACTTGGACGCCCAGGCCGCGGCCTACAGCCGGATTGCCCGCGAAGCGCGCGATCGGAACCAGGCGTGGTCGGAATATATGCCGCTGATCGACCGAATGATCTGGACCACGGAAGACGGCTGAACCGCTTACCATCGAGGCAGGCCGCCATGCCCCCGCGCGTATGCATCTTCGCCCGAGAATCGCTGCTGCACTGGTCCGCGTTCTATGTGAAGGCGTTCCGGCAGGCCTGCGACACGATCGCCATCGGGCCGGCGACGGGGCCGGAGAACCACGATTTTCCCGACTGGGCCGCGGTGGAGCGGTACGTGGTGAAGAACGACATCATCAGCGATGCCGATGATGCGGGGGCGCTCCTGGCGCTGCTCCCCGAAGGGTGGACGCCGGATCTGGTGGTGGCGATTCAGTCCGGCGGCCCGGTGATCGCCGGTATTGCGGAGCTGGGCTGCCCCACGGCGTACATTTCGGTCGATACCTGGCACGACCCTCGTGATTTCGTGCTGGCGCACCAGTACGACTTCGTGTTTCTTGCGCAGAAGGGCATCGCGCCGCTCATGCGGCAGATGGGGTGCCGCCACGCCTTCTGGCTGCCGCTCGCCTGCGACCCCGAGGCGCATTACGCGGCGGAGGTTCCCGAGGAATTCGACATCGCGTTTATCGGGAGCACGCATTTCATGGTGAACCG includes the following:
- the rplQ gene encoding 50S ribosomal protein L17, which codes for MRHRKAGRRLGRDMSHRKATMQSLANALFEHSAIETGHLKAKELRKFAEPLITLSKVDTVANRRRAFAKLRDTNSVSRLFNTIGPAFAERPGGYTRILRLGNRLGDAAPMARIELVEMGEYTEED
- a CDS encoding DNA-directed RNA polymerase subunit alpha; amino-acid sequence: MIAKEFTIPRYVKIDDEANVKFSRITVEPFERGYGTTVGNSLRRVLLASLQGTAVTAIRVEGISNEFSAIPGVREDVTEFVLNLKKCDLRLNRDEALIFTYSFSGEGEITAGDIFKDQELVDVFNPEHVVLTSTSKSTKLEMEIKVDRGRGYVTAEHFELEHAPIDTIYLDANFSPVKKVNFQVEDARVGQTTDYDRLLLDIWTNGSISPERALEEAAGLLINHLRIFVKQEQEGDALGGDNAPEDPELMRTLARNVDELELSVRAANCLKAANIRTIGDLVAREESEMLQFHNFGKKSLDEIKALLDSMGMSLGMKVGAPAAASVPAAPAVEDEPDNDEDE
- the rpsM gene encoding 30S ribosomal protein S13, which gives rise to MARVVGVDLPREKRVEAGLQSIYGIGLTRARQLLEKTGINPDTRVRDLTDEEANLLSSTIQTIYKVEGDLRREVSANVKRLMEINCYRGQRHKRGLPVRGQRTSTNARTRKGPRRIAIKKK
- a CDS encoding HD domain-containing protein, coding for MKKHFINTMQEGDLVSDVFIATRNDLRTKQDGGKFLGMVFKDRTGEIGGIMWNNAAEVSRQFEVGDVVSVKAKVNSYQGRLQLQVEQVVPLKEGEYDISDLVFTPESMREDMDTIRAVLDTVQDPWIRRLVDAFWNDAAFNVAFSSAAAAKKWHHEYRGGLARHTCEMFRLGDTMCELFSDINRDVLVAGIFLHDIGKLEEMTHDLVVEYTTPGRLLGHVQIGAAQVSEKIGAIDGFPETLRLQILHCILAHHGELQYGSPVVPKTLEAVVLHHIDNLDAQAAAYSRIAREARDRNQAWSEYMPLIDRMIWTTEDG
- the rpsK gene encoding 30S ribosomal protein S11, with product MAKEKRKTKNKKRRVALNATSGVAHIQATFNNTIVSITDPQGNVIAWSSAGQVGFSGSRKSTAFAAQLSAEQASTKALEMGLKEVRVYVNGPGAGRESAIRAIQAAGLTVSLIKDVTRVPHNGCRPPKRRRV
- a CDS encoding carboxypeptidase regulatory-like domain-containing protein, which gives rise to MKSATPISNRAVRPAGRRAQRRAGLPRAIFPALLASVAAFAGCNPRVAVTGLVTNVDGEPLPGVSVKVEAAQAFGVTNGNGIFGRRPNILSVPPGAWELEYIKSGFTTAYQNLDTGNARSVEAPPVALWPLPAARGVYLLEGIHYESLTRATPERYRALNGGAVYGLNAKILPEVELSESPVFFVSHKMATYDWQLSRLETARVFRPGVEAPPPGEKIDDSITESIWAAAVRLPIETIPVDLPERLLWQIRPAVAMQPGVYAIHWGALDGDSTTEESVYLIGIQAPEAEAEEGLEEEGGDRAGEDAGPGAGA